In Haloarcula hispanica ATCC 33960, one DNA window encodes the following:
- a CDS encoding ABC transporter ATP-binding protein produces the protein MADGRPSQMDGETVEHRSEAGTRAVDSAGETTSESAAEIDGTDLVVGYSGRDEPVIDGESIAVPPDEVTALIGPNGSGKSTLLKAMADKISPDDGTVFVDGQTIDEFGSKELARKLGLLSQENVVPTGISVGDLVERGRYPHTGFFESLSDEDRAAVDDAIQLAGIENLRDRDVDSLSGGQKQLVWIAMAIAQDTDVLLLDEPTTFLDPQHQLEVMQIVETLRDESQITVVLVLHDIAQAARYADNIVALKDGSMYARGPPEEVVTKQLLADVFEIEAAVLETEYGLQVIPIDPVTDAQAAHTTVGPVPEDVPDTDREP, from the coding sequence ATGGCTGACGGTCGGCCCTCACAGATGGACGGAGAGACAGTCGAACACAGGTCCGAGGCCGGAACACGAGCCGTCGATAGCGCCGGTGAAACGACATCGGAGTCGGCCGCAGAAATCGACGGGACCGATCTCGTTGTCGGGTACTCTGGACGGGACGAGCCTGTCATCGACGGCGAGTCGATCGCCGTCCCACCGGACGAAGTGACCGCGCTCATCGGCCCCAACGGGAGCGGGAAGAGCACGCTCCTGAAAGCGATGGCGGACAAGATTTCGCCCGACGACGGAACCGTCTTTGTCGATGGCCAGACGATCGACGAGTTCGGGTCCAAGGAACTCGCACGCAAACTCGGCTTGCTCTCCCAGGAGAACGTCGTTCCGACCGGTATCTCGGTGGGTGATCTGGTCGAGCGCGGACGGTACCCACATACTGGGTTCTTCGAGTCGCTGTCCGACGAGGACCGAGCCGCCGTCGACGACGCGATTCAACTTGCCGGCATTGAGAACCTCCGTGACCGCGATGTCGACAGCCTGAGCGGCGGCCAGAAGCAACTCGTCTGGATTGCGATGGCAATCGCTCAGGACACGGACGTGTTGCTGTTGGACGAGCCGACGACGTTCCTCGACCCACAGCACCAGCTGGAAGTGATGCAGATAGTCGAAACGCTCCGGGATGAGAGTCAGATAACGGTCGTCCTCGTACTCCACGATATCGCACAGGCAGCGCGGTACGCCGACAACATCGTCGCACTCAAGGACGGCTCGATGTACGCCCGCGGCCCGCCAGAGGAGGTGGTCACGAAACAGTTGCTTGCTGACGTCTTCGAGATCGAAGCGGCGGTTCTGGAAACCGAGTATGGGCTTCAGGTGATTCCAATTGACCCGGTCACCGACGCGCAGGCGGCACACACCACTGTTGGTCCTGTTCCCGAGGACGTTCCGGATACTGATCGGGAACCGTGA
- a CDS encoding UbiA family prenyltransferase gives MPTDAQNPGKQPDIESVRNRSLITKLATLTRPVRNIFLYSSVYLAVIAMAEAVLVSELLALPLTPAPIVAGLLTFAVYGNDRLADLETDAKTSPARTAFVRRYQNGFYVLAAIAYGLAVALSALGGPISFGLSLLPGMCWILYACDWIPTLPSGTQRLKEVFLLNSTLVAVVWALVIVCLPLTYVGAPASPAVGVVFLFFVLATFVNTEIPNVRDKEGDSEIGVRTLPVVVGVRWTKYILYGITGLTAVLLGVAFVANIINLREAVVLLVSLLFLNGVIFCLNRTENDSALAVAAECTRLPAFVVVVFPLLGQ, from the coding sequence ATGCCGACTGATGCACAAAACCCAGGCAAGCAGCCTGACATAGAGTCCGTGAGGAATCGCTCTTTGATTACAAAACTAGCTACGCTGACGAGACCAGTCAGGAATATATTTCTCTACAGTTCCGTGTATCTCGCAGTTATTGCGATGGCGGAAGCAGTCCTTGTGAGTGAACTACTGGCGCTCCCTCTAACGCCGGCTCCGATTGTGGCAGGACTGCTCACGTTCGCAGTGTATGGCAACGACCGGTTGGCAGACTTAGAAACTGATGCGAAAACGTCCCCCGCACGGACTGCCTTCGTGCGCCGATATCAGAACGGCTTCTACGTTCTGGCGGCTATCGCATACGGCCTTGCTGTGGCCCTGTCTGCATTGGGTGGGCCCATCAGCTTTGGTCTATCGCTGTTACCGGGTATGTGCTGGATTCTCTACGCCTGTGACTGGATCCCTACCCTTCCGAGCGGTACCCAGCGACTGAAAGAGGTCTTCCTTCTCAATTCAACTCTCGTCGCTGTAGTCTGGGCGCTCGTCATTGTGTGTCTGCCGCTAACGTACGTTGGTGCGCCCGCTTCTCCGGCGGTCGGTGTCGTGTTCCTGTTTTTCGTATTGGCGACGTTCGTCAATACAGAAATCCCGAATGTGCGCGATAAGGAGGGTGACAGCGAAATCGGCGTCCGGACGCTCCCGGTTGTGGTCGGTGTTCGCTGGACTAAGTATATCCTCTACGGAATCACGGGTCTAACAGCGGTTCTGCTCGGTGTTGCGTTTGTTGCAAACATCATTAATCTCAGGGAAGCGGTCGTTCTCTTAGTTAGTTTGCTCTTCCTGAATGGCGTCATCTTCTGTCTTAACCGAACCGAAAACGACAGTGCACTTGCGGTCGCAGCAGAGTGTACTCGCTTACCAGCGTTTGTTGTTGTGGTCTTCCCACTGCTCGGCCAGTAG